Sequence from the Flavobacterium lindanitolerans genome:
TTTAGTAATAGAAGGATTATACAATTCCGAAATCAAATATTTCTTACTAAAAAGAAATTTATTAAAGAAAAAAATTACCTTTAACCTTCCAAAAATACCCCAAGCCCTGCCAAATCTTCAACAATTAAAACTTAATAGTATGAATGCTTCAATTTCATCAGGCAAGCTGACGCCTATAAGCGCACAGCAAATTTCTCAAATCAATTTTGAAACTCTTAATGTAATAGGCGTAATTGACCCTTCGGAACTTTTAACCCCTATGGTTTCTGCAGAAATCGATTTGACCGACAAGGGCCCGGTCTTAAATGTAAGAATGGTTATCCTTATTCCGAAAACACTTTTGGGGAAAGCTCCGGTTGAACTCTTCCTTGACCTGGATAATGCTGCCCAAAATGAATTAAGGTTAGTGTTAAACTACGAAAGTGCCGAAAAGACTCCTAAAGATTATCTAGCCTGGTTTGTCAGCTATGCCCATGATATAAAAGATGGAGAGCAGGAAATCAAAAGTATCAGAACTTTTACGCAGAACACCCATTTTGAAGATGCCAACCCAAAAACTTCAAGAGGAACAGTAACCCACGTATTGCAAAGCTAGGAACGAAATTATTGCCACTGCACCACCCAGTAATGATGTCCCAAATTAAATTGGCACTTATTCTCCTATTCCTTTTTCCGGCTTATTTTCTTTTTTCACAGGAGCAGAACAATAGTCTCCTGAATTCAGAAATCAGAAAAAAAGCCCTCGAAAACAGGGACAAGACTGATTTTTATAAAGCGCAGGCTTTCTTTTTAGAAAAAAACTGGGACTCTACACTGGTGTATTCCATGAAACAGCTGGCACATACCGGCAATCTGGAAATAGCCGATTATTGCCATTATTTCAGGGCATTCAGTTTCAAGAACAAAAGATTGCTTCAGGAAGCCAGAAAGGAATTTCTACAGATTTCTAAAAGATTCCGTTTTTATTATAAAGTCAGGCTCTATCTGGGCGAAATTGCCCTCGAAGAAAATAATTACGAACAGGCTATCCGTTATTTTAAAGAAATCGAAAATCTTCCGGAAACCGGTAATTATGATTTTAAAAGAGGTGTGGTCTATCACAATCTCGGGCTATGCTATCTGCATCTAAAAAAATATGAGCAGGCTGATGCCTATCTTTCTAAAGGCTCGGAAGTCATGCAGGCAGAAAAAGATACCCTCTCTCTGATAGGTTCCTATATGAATATTGCAAATCTTTACTACGAGCAATACAAAGACAATCTGGCTATTCCCTATTTTGAAAAGGCCTATTCCCTATCTAAAAAGATTAAAAATGTAGAATTAAAGCAGAATGCCGTACTGAATATGGCGGTTGTTGCAGAAAACAATAAAAATTTTCCTCTTGCCCTAACCTACAGAAAAGAATACGAAAGCTGGAGAGATTCTTTAAATGACCAGAATAAAGTTTGGGCAATTGCTGAACTGGAAAAGAAATTTACCGTCAGGCAAAAAGAAAAGGAAATTGGCATCCTGGAGGCTGAAAACAAGCTGAAAATAGCAGAAAGAAACGGTTTTTTCTATTCTTCTGTGCTATTGCTGGTTTTGTTTGGAACAGGTATTTATTTCTACAGGCAGAAAATAAAAAGCAACCGAATCATCCTTTCACAAAAAAACAAGCTGGATGAACTGAATGCTGCCAAAGACCAGCTTTTTTCAATCGTCAGCCATGACCTGCGCTCTTCTGTCAATGCATTAAAAACAAGTAATTCTAAGCTAGCAGAAAGCCTGGAAAGTAAAAATTTTGAAGCATTAGACAAACAGCTTCAAAGTAACAGTGCTATTGCCCACAGTTCCTATAATCTGCTTGACAATCTATTGCATTGGGCACTGCTCCAAACAAAACAGCTTTATTTCCACAAAGAATCAGTACACCTCTTTTCTGTCGTACAGCAAATGGAATTCAATTACAAGCCGCTGATGCAGGAAAAAAATATCCATTTTGAAAATTTGGTTCCCAAAGCATTATTCGCCTGTGCTGATTTAAGTTCCTTAAAAATAATACTGCGAAACCTGATGGATAATGCCATCAAATTCTCCGGAGAAAATGGCCGGATAACAATTCATGGCAGCGCTTCGGAAGATTTTTGTACCTTGACCGTTGAAGATTCCGGACAGGGAATGAGTCAGGAAACAATCCGGCAGCTTCTGGAAGAATCAGCATTGGTGTCTAAAAAAGAAAATCCTGAAAAAAACGGAACCGGATTAGGCATGCAATTATGCTTGTCAATGGCACAGAAAAATGATGGGAAGCTACTTATTGAAAGTGAAGAAAATAAAGGTACAAAGATTAGTATTCAACTGTTAAAAGCAAAGAAAAATGAGTAAGGTAAGCGTTTTAATTATTGAAGACACTCCGGCAGAAAGTGAGGCACTTGTCAAAGTACTCACGCAAAACAATTATGCTATTGCGGGCGTGGCTACAACCTTCAGTGATGCCTTGGCTTTATTTTATAAAAATACGGTCGATATTGTAATTATTGACGTTTTCCTGAACGGTTCACCGGAAGGCATTACGTTTGCAGAAACTATTAATATTACTCCTGATATTGCACGTCCGTTTGTGTTTCTTACAAGCTCCAACGACCGCCAGATTTTCGAAAGGGCCAAACTCACAAAACCTTTCAGCTTTCTGCTAAAACCATTTAACGAATTGGAAATACTGTATGCTGTGGAAATGGCCGTTGAAAAATTTTATGAGCAGTCCAATGTCTTTCTAAGCGACGACCAGGACACTGTTCTCAGCACCGACTCCCTATTCATCAAGAAAAAAAACGCTTTAAAAAAGGTGTTGATTGATGATATCGTTTACATCGAAGTCGAAGAACGCTACTGCAATATCATTACGGAACATGAAAAATTCGTAATCATGATTTCCCTGACCAAAATCAGTGAACTTTTGGAAAAGAACAAGTTTGTCAAAACCCATAGAAATTATATCGTGAATGCTAATAAGATAGAAGAAATAATATTGCATGATAATCTGGTCATCTTAAAAGGAAATCATAAAGTAACCCTAAGCGAAAAACATAAAGATTTTATCAAAAAACTGAACATCCTGCGATAAGGTATTTTCTGCTTTTATTGTCATAGCTCTTCCCTCATCCGGAAGGGCTTTTTTTATTCCTTATTATTTTCATGCGCTGTTTTTTTATGGTTCATGTCAATAATTTCCCTACTCATATCATTTGTTTACTACAGCCTTGGAATGCCCAGTAATTTTAGTTCAGAATACAAAAGAAAGCTAGCGTCGATTGTTTCTGGGCTTATTTGAAAATCCCCCTTCCTAAATAACCTGCATGTGTTTACATGCCTATATCTAAACTGAATTAGGAATTTATTTTGAATAAGCCATTTATTAAAAACAGGGAAGCAAGCCGAAAAACCCTATAAAAGAGTAGGCAAACTGATACATAAATAACATGGCAAAAATAGCAAACGTAGAAAAAGTAGAAGAAGGCGCCGTTTATAGCGGATACGACCATCTTGCTGCTATGGAGTGGTGTACGCCCTCTTTTTTAAGTTGTAGCGCGTGTGTAAGTGCGAGTGCAGTCAACGGATTAGTAACTATTACCATTAATTTAAGGACTCCTTTCGGCAATGTTGGTAAAAGTTTCAACTTCAATTCCAATGTAAGCTATACCTGGCAGCCTTTCTCAAGATTTAAAATTTCTGTAAGCATCACTAACTTTAACGAAGCTGGTGGTGTTTTTAGTTTTGACCTGGGCCTGGAACCTTGTGTTGATGTTCCTTTCATGGGATGGAAATGCTTTAATTTCAGCCACCACTTTAGTGTGCCATTGAAGCTGAATGGTATTGAAAGTGATGTGGACGACAATCAATTTGCAAGCATCCTGGCATTACATTCCGGAAATGCTTTCAACGCTTCCTGTGGTTGTGACGCTAAAGGTTCTTCTTTATTGCAAGGTGACATTTACAACAACTACCTGAACAGCCAGGCTGGTTTCCCAACGATTCCGGTAACACAGTGTTTTCCAATCCCTACTGTTCAATGCGTTCCAACTGTAACTTCATGCATAACAGGAATATCTCCTATTTGTGCTGCACAGCAGGAAGCTAAACTGGGAGCCGGATTCCCAACGATTCCGGTAACTCAGTGTTTTCCAATTCCTACCGTTCAATGCGTTCCAACTCTAACTTCATGCATAACAGGAATATCTCCTATTTGTGCTGCACAGCAGGAAGCTAAGTCTGGAGCCGGATTTCCAACGATTCCGGTAACACAGTGTTTTCCAATTCCTACTGTTCAATGCGTTCCAACTGTAACTTCATGTGTTACCGGGATATCTCCTATTTGTGCTGCACAGCAGGAAGCTAAGTCTGGAGCCGGATTCCCAACGATTCCGGTAACTCAGTGTTTTCCAATTCCTACCGTTCAGTGTGTTCCAACTGTAACTTCATGTGTTACCGGGATATCACCAATCTGTAAAGCTCAGGAAGGACTTGTTGGCACACCGGCTACCGAGAATATCCCAACTATCGTTACTCCACAGTGTTTGCCTACATTGCCGCAATCCTGTTTTGCAACTAATCCGGTTATATGCCGTCCTTTACCTACTATACCAATCATGTGTCCTCCAACACATATGAGTGTTTGTTTCACAAATCCGGTGGCATGCCATTTAACCCACCAGGGCGGTAATGATGGACTAAAAGCAGCCTCAGCGCCAACACTACCGGTAGACCAATGTATTCCAACCGTTGGTTGTATTCCAACAATATCTTGTATCCCTACAATTTCCTGTACCGGAATACCATTTATCTGTTAAGAATACTGTATTTC
This genomic interval carries:
- a CDS encoding LytR/AlgR family response regulator transcription factor; protein product: MSKVSVLIIEDTPAESEALVKVLTQNNYAIAGVATTFSDALALFYKNTVDIVIIDVFLNGSPEGITFAETINITPDIARPFVFLTSSNDRQIFERAKLTKPFSFLLKPFNELEILYAVEMAVEKFYEQSNVFLSDDQDTVLSTDSLFIKKKNALKKVLIDDIVYIEVEERYCNIITEHEKFVIMISLTKISELLEKNKFVKTHRNYIVNANKIEEIILHDNLVILKGNHKVTLSEKHKDFIKKLNILR
- a CDS encoding tetratricopeptide repeat-containing sensor histidine kinase; amino-acid sequence: MMSQIKLALILLFLFPAYFLFSQEQNNSLLNSEIRKKALENRDKTDFYKAQAFFLEKNWDSTLVYSMKQLAHTGNLEIADYCHYFRAFSFKNKRLLQEARKEFLQISKRFRFYYKVRLYLGEIALEENNYEQAIRYFKEIENLPETGNYDFKRGVVYHNLGLCYLHLKKYEQADAYLSKGSEVMQAEKDTLSLIGSYMNIANLYYEQYKDNLAIPYFEKAYSLSKKIKNVELKQNAVLNMAVVAENNKNFPLALTYRKEYESWRDSLNDQNKVWAIAELEKKFTVRQKEKEIGILEAENKLKIAERNGFFYSSVLLLVLFGTGIYFYRQKIKSNRIILSQKNKLDELNAAKDQLFSIVSHDLRSSVNALKTSNSKLAESLESKNFEALDKQLQSNSAIAHSSYNLLDNLLHWALLQTKQLYFHKESVHLFSVVQQMEFNYKPLMQEKNIHFENLVPKALFACADLSSLKIILRNLMDNAIKFSGENGRITIHGSASEDFCTLTVEDSGQGMSQETIRQLLEESALVSKKENPEKNGTGLGMQLCLSMAQKNDGKLLIESEENKGTKISIQLLKAKKNE